The Culex quinquefasciatus strain JHB chromosome 2, VPISU_Cqui_1.0_pri_paternal, whole genome shotgun sequence genome contains the following window.
CCGTCGAATGATGAAGGTCAGCGTCGGCTGATGCCGAGTCGTGCCGCGTCCGATTCGGGCAACTCGACCATGTCCGACGAGATCAACCCGCTGTGCATGACGGATTGGTATCGGGATTTGCTGAAGCCGGAATACGCGCAGCGGTTGAGCACCCAACTCGACATCATTACCAACCGGTCGGACTTTGTCAAAAACAAGATCCTGACGGCGAGGATCGCCGAGCTGCCAGAGTCCTTCGGTAAGTCTTGTATGCTATAAAAACTGCATAAATTAGCAGCTTTGCATTTTCAACTGGGGATTAGCAACCTTCAACAGGTAGAACTCGCGAAGTTCTGCCAATTAATCCCTTTCCCCAGCTCTTGCCCAGGTAGTCCTTTATGGTTTTACAACCTTGCAAGTGTCGCATTTTATGACCCCTTTTCGGGAAAGTTTCATCTTCCATAGCAATCAACTAATCCGTACAAATCTCCTCAATTCCAGATTACTACCCGAACAAGTCCCGCCTGCGCAAGCAGTACGTCGACCCGGATGAGGCCGCCGAACGCGAACGGAACAACCTGGCCTCGCGCCGCTCTCGCTTCAAGAAGAAGCGCGCCCAGCTAATCCTGAACATGCACCTAGAGTACGACCGCACCGAAAACGCTCACCTGTACGCGATGCAAAGCTGGATCGGCAAGATCATCTTCCAGCTCGAGACGCAGTGGCTGGAGCGGGGCGCGACGGCCGAGCAGATGTGCCAGCTGCGCCGGGACTGCGGCTTCCCGCAGACCCC
Protein-coding sequences here:
- the LOC6031323 gene encoding uncharacterized protein LOC6031323; protein product: MEYSEEVCKAPMDSSSSSSISSGQPPKKRKYDSNEVNVMFRMRYNNMENQYMYDHQRSHAIQKADQSPSYPTTSSSGTDQRTPSPDFAPSASHTSSPLPALLTKPEHNYAVSSSASSSTDTAPSNDEGQRRLMPSRAASDSGNSTMSDEINPLCMTDWYRDLLKPEYAQRLSTQLDIITNRSDFVKNKILTARIAELPESFDYYPNKSRLRKQYVDPDEAAERERNNLASRRSRFKKKRAQLILNMHLEYDRTENAHLYAMQSWIGKIIFQLETQWLERGATAEQMCQLRRDCGFPQTPPGAFRLI